The Anoplopoma fimbria isolate UVic2021 breed Golden Eagle Sablefish unplaced genomic scaffold, Afim_UVic_2022 Un_contig_13607_pilon_pilon, whole genome shotgun sequence genomic sequence TTACGCAATCGTGACACCATTCTAATTTAGCAAGAGCTGGTAAAAAGGTCCAGATTTATAGAGGTATTTAAAATTTGGTAGTGAGCGCCACCTcctgaaaataatataaaacattaaagggaCAGCTGGCTAACTTTATCACACCTGCATATTATCAAATAGCATTAACAGTTTGATGGTTGTTAGCTATTAATAACTATGATACACTATTATAATCACATAAATATAGAATACCTCTGGTGTTTGGATAAATACAGCGACTGCTCTGAATGACCTACCAACATAATGTGTGCATGCGCAGTGTGTTTCAGAGGCGAAATAAAATTCAAGAGGACACAGCTATAACTTACAGAGATCGTAGGCCAGAATGAGCCTCTCTACTCAACTGCTACAAGTATAGAGGTTCATCAGACTAGACAGGATGAGCCACTTGTAGGTCATTGTGAGCGGGTAGCTCTTTTTGTCAGAATACCATCTTGGCACCAATGCTGGTTCAGTGACATAATGAGCCAGGTTAGGCTGTCATCAGCTCCACTCCATTCcttgttaatgttgtgttttgtaaagaaatgtgtacaaaatatttaaatgttaaatgtttattctttgttcttcttggatctccttgttttttgtttatttgtctgtttttgtgtacCAGTGAGCGTAAGAaaccaaattccttgtatgcatatgcatacatggccaataaaggaaaaataatcaCCACTACTTTTAAAGAGAAATACTACTACTTTAGAGGGAGCAGAAGTAGGAATGTCATTGTTAGCAATAAAAGTCtttataaagagaactggaacTGAACTAATTGAAGGGGCAAAATCTACCAAAATGTTAATGTTCAAGTGCCATGTTCTAAATTGGAAGGGATAAAGTTGACAGATGTATGGGGTGCCTGTAGCTCAGGGGGTAGGTGGGTTGTCCACTGATCAGATGTTCGGCAGTTTAATCCAAACCACTGGtggaagtgtccttgggcaagacattgAACGAGCAGTCTGTTTATAACAAGACTGGATATTCTTCAATAATTATGCCTATGGTAATTATCactacacaaatacatttcacacacaaaagggAAGTTCTTcccaaacattcacatttttcaaataaatcaaattactgAGCGGACAAtcttatccatccatccatccatccatccatccattatcccTAACCGCTTATCCTTGTTAAGGTCGGGGGGAGACAAGCTCCAAACAGAAGGGCCGTCCTGCCAGGGATCGAACCCGGACCCCTCTTGCAGTTAGGTGAGAATGCTAGCTGCAATcaagtttatgttttaattaattattttcggCAGCCCCTGATTGAACATGATCGTAatgtcattgtttatttattatgttatggtactttattttttcatatcaaATTTAATAGAATTACTTTTGATATTCTTATATGATTGTCATTCATCTCGGTTTCGGGGGGGCTCCATTCCAATCCGCTAGTTGGCAGTACTGCGATAAACTGTCCGTCACTGTGGGCAGCACAGGATCGAGAACTGGCCGGAAATGAAAGCAAATCACTgacggaaaaagaaaaatggaagcGGCAGTGTTCATTCTGTCACTTGTGGACTGCTGTGCACTTATTTTCCTCTCGGTGTACTTTGTATCCTTTtcggaaatgtgtttttgcggACATCGAGATAATTGGTTATAGTGGGTAGCCGGCCGAAAACTCCTATTAATTCCATTACTTTAACGCTAACTAGCTAACCGGTTAGCCGCCTTGTTCACGTTACAGTCAGTGACAGGCTATCGTAAACTAGGTAGTTAGAGATGAAGCTGTTTTAGCGCCAGAGTAACTGCTAACgttaaaacaaaaggttttaataaacgggaaataaaaaaagaacatttaagcGTACTTCTACGCCCAAATACGTGACTGTTGAATGTGTTGAAAGCCATTACTGATGACCATGAGgttatttttaacataaaaagtTATTCCAACTTCTTTCTTTAACCAATGTACCACAAgcttaaattaacatttatcttAATAACCATGTCAAAACTGTACTGTGGCAGATCTTGTATTGGAATTCGCTTTGTGTTCTTGGCTTAAGTGTGCAATAAACCATCGATGGagtaaaacacattacaaaagTAATGATAAGAACAACCTAATGAACTAGATTGTGTGGTCCTGTGTAAAGTGTATGTCTATATCCTTTTATGCACTTTATACATGGTTGTCACTTTAAAGTGGCAGTACAGTGCAAATTCCATTGTGTTTCTTCTGTCTCGTAATCACATAAGTAGAACATCTTGTCTGTCATGTCTTTCAGCGTCCAGTTGAATGGAGCTGATAGAAGCAGGGATTGAGGATGTTGACATGGAAAATAGATTTTCTTCATTCAACAAGATTCTCAGCAGTTTGTGGCACCTTGACTTAAAGCTCAGATAATCACCCTGTCTGATCTAGAATGTGACTATATCAACGCTAGAGCCTGCTGCTCCAAGCTAAACAAAGTAAGTCATTACTCATATACCTCAAAGATTTTTACTCCTCTCTTATTTATGATGATTTATGTATTTGCTATTGacttgtttttatgtatataccACATGCTATGCAATTGCTTAATCTGACTTCTATGTAATTTCATACAGATGCCACAGagagtttgtttgtattttgatcTCTGATTTTGATATTTGTGTTTGGTATTGCTTTTCCAGTGGGTCATTCCAGAGATGGTCGGCCAATGTCTCTCCACTATGCTGATGTTGGTCTCGATGCACTGgttcatcttcctcctcaacCTGCCTGTAGCAGCATGGAACATTTATAGGTATGCTCATACTGCAGCCCTTGCTCTGTCCTACTACAGTGTATATAAATACagtgtatataaataaacaaatatattctgtttgACGAGATATTTAGCTATGCCGTTTCCTTTAATATCTCCGAGGGAATTAGACCAATGAAAGCAAATCAATGAGCAGGACCAACTTATATATTAGATGTTACTAGTATTTCTTTCACTGGGTTGGTTTACAGACACTATTATGTCATGTTATATTTTGACACAACATAATGAAGATAGTCTGTGAAGATGATATCCCTATCGCAGCGTCACAGAGTTGGTCTCTGACAGCACCGCACGCACTGGCGGTGCTGTCAGGCTCCTGTGATGTCAGGCTCCTGTGATCACTCTCTTCCTGTCCCTGTCCCTGCAGGTATGTGAAAGTTCCAATGGGAAACATGGGCGTGTTTGACCCCACTGAGATCCACAACCGAGGTCAGCTCAAGTCCCACATGAAGGAGGCCATGATTAAACTGGGTTACCACCTGCTCTGCTTCTTTATCTATTTGTATAGGTAAGAGCAAAAGcatccacaaacacactgacGTTTAGTGACATGTTCAAGTCCTTCAGCAACCAGTTTACAGCCTGAATAAGTGGGGCGGCTGTACATGGTCAGTTCTGTATTAACGGGTCAATGACATGACGTCCATATTTCTGTGTCCGAGcccattatttccttttagaataattttattaattcatgacatatatcatttcattcaataaaagCTATTGAGTTTGAACACATTATCAgtacattcaaataatatatattttttatgttttggcatCTCAAACCCTGAAAATGGGGGGCAGCGCAAataaacagaccaaaaaaactattaaaaaatatatattttaatgattataaattaatgaaatggCATGGTTTTATTGTTGCAATCTTTCAAATGAACCAAATTTTTACAAATACCTGTAGTTCAAAGCAATTTAGACAATTTAAAATCTTTTGTCCAACAATTTGCATGCTTTAAATGTCAGATATGTAGATACAGTGGATATgaaaagtctacacacccctgttaaaatgccaggttttAGTGATGTAAAAATATGAGACAAATATAAATCATGTCCGAACTTTTTCTgcctttaatgtgacctataacgtgaacaattcaattgaaaataaaactgaaatcttttagggggaaaaataaaaaataaaaaacttacaataacctGGTTGCATAAATATGCACACCCTTAaactaatactttgttgaagcaccttttgtttttattacagcactcagtctattagcatggcacatcttgacttggcaatatttgcccactcttctttgcaaaaagcgctccaaatctgtcagattgcgaGGGTGGCtatggctcagtggagagcagggtcgtcccccaatcagaggatcggcggttcgatccctggctccggaagtccatgtcgatgtgtccttgggcaagatacttaaccgcaaattgctcccgcaggctgtttctgcggtgtatgtgtatgaatgttagttccGTCTTGCCACCCTACCCCATAGCccaaacatatgaagaatacgggagattgttgtcacacagccagtacttgccagaaattcctgcagctcctttaatgttgctgtaggcctcttggaagcctcctgaccagttttcttctcgtcttttcatCAATTGTGGAGGGACGTCCAGTTCTTGGTAATGTCCCTGTTGtgccatattttctccacttgatgatgactgtcttcactgtgttccatgGTATATCTAATGccttggaaattattttgtacccTTCTCCTGACTGATACCTTTCAACAATGAGATCCCTCTGATGCTTTGGAAGCTCTCTGCAGACCATGGCTTTTGCTGTAAGATGCaactaagaaaatgtcaggaaaatcctactagaacagctgaactttatttgggattaatcagagtcactttaaatgatggcaggtgtgtactgactactatttaacatgagtttgaatgtgattggttaattaTGAACACAGCCACATCCCcagttataagagggtgtgcacacttatgcaaccacattattttattttttaatttttaatttttccccctaaaagatttcagtttgtttttcaattgaattgttcacgttataggtcacattaaagttctgacatgatttatcttggtctcatttttttacatcacaaaaacctggcattttaacaggggtggtagactttttatatccactgtatgtgacttgtattttaatattaaagtacACAATAGTTACCAGGCTATAGCATCATCAAGAGGATCTCAACTAACTTTTATGGCTGAGTGAAAATCTTTTAAGATCTCTctcaaatattgataaaaaatagCTACTTTTAACTTACAGGTTGGCTGGTACACTTTCCATGTCAGGTGGTACAACCAATGTTAAActagaaaaatgtcatattataaaactttttattgtatttaaaaatgaaatgtatggTTTTGTTAACAAGAACTAAAACAGGAGTCAAAGTAGATGCCTGAATAATATGAAAAAGTTGCAAAAGTCAGGTGGCGCAATCGCAAGGAATGTCactatatgatattatatttcaaGCTCTAAGATTATTTACTGAATTTTTAAATCGTTTAATTGTTTTAagttaaaggcagggttggtaaagATGAGAAACT encodes the following:
- the LOC129088608 gene encoding protein cornichon homolog 4; amino-acid sequence: MEAAVFILSLVDCCALIFLSVYFIITLSDLECDYINARACCSKLNKWVIPEMVGQCLSTMLMLVSMHWFIFLLNLPVAAWNIYRYVKVPMGNMGVFDPTEIHNRGQLKSHMKEAMIKLGYHLLCFFIYLYSMILALIND